One Hyperolius riggenbachi isolate aHypRig1 chromosome 12, aHypRig1.pri, whole genome shotgun sequence genomic window, AATTAAGTTTTGTAACATTTGTGAATTATTTCTGTAGTTTATCATTTTGACCCAAGAACCTACTTTGGGAGTAACTGATGAATAACCATCTGTAATATAAAATGCaacatggaggggctcagtgaaggtggtGGTGTAGGTGTGAAGATGTTGGATTGAGTCGCGCAGAATATAAAATGACAACTGTCCAGCCTCATAGTCTAAGTAGATTCCAAACTTGTTGCTTGGCAATGACAGTCCTAAAAATCGTAACTTCTCTATATTGTTGTCATGAACCACTGCTAGATGAACTAATCTGGATAAGCACCAGGACTTTTTATTGCTCCCAATCCAAAAATTAACCTTCCTGTCCATACTGGGATAGCACAGTCCTACCCTCCAAATGGATCTGAAAGCCTCAAGTGTCTCtacttcccagtaatgtcgccctgaaGAAAAGCTCTAAACACTTAAAACCTGATACTTCTCAAATCTTTCTGGTGTCTCAGGATGATTTGGGCAATTTTCCGACCAAGTTGCAGTTCTCAGGTCATCAGATATAAGTACATTGTTAGCAGCTGTGTGCACATCGAGTGTCAGATCCTCAGGTTCTGGCTTAAAGATCCAAATATTTATACCTTTGATGATATTAGCTAAGCTTGCCTTTAATTCCTCTAGGAACCAGTCCACCTTCATGTCGCCAACACCACTGAGCATTTCATCCACGCTCCCTGGGAGCTTCTCATTTTTATCTTTCATGTCCGAACTGTCAtcaacgcttgatttgcgatattgTAAAACAGCCAGTGGATCACTTGAGTTGTGCAGCTCACTGATTTGGGACATCTTGCAAGCCAAAGAAGCTCTTTTAGCTTCCAGCTGATCTAGGATACCAGAGACGCTATATGAAATGCAATCTTCCTTATAATTGACATCCCTTAGGACCTTAGTCAGCTGCACCTCCATCTGTCTCTTCAGGTCTAGAAGTATAGTGGAGACTCTTTTTGTCAGGTCAGCAGCTCTTTCTGTTTCTTTTATTTGATACTCTTTCAAAATCTGGACTTTCCTCTCAATGTCACTGGTCTCGGTGGTCAGTTCCTCTAGGTCAGCTTTTaatttctccttcttcttctcagaGATCTCCTTTAGTGACTCCAAACGGTGGCCCTTGTGTTCCCCAAGCAGGCAGCAGGTGGCACAGACA contains:
- the LOC137542289 gene encoding E3 ubiquitin/ISG15 ligase TRIM25-like → MASIELREELNCSICLNIFTDPVNLTCGHNFCRACIDSVFDKQKVTGGYSCPECRIKFKKRPGLQRNITLCNVVRHFHSAPEPEMKASGIFCTYCIHSAVAAVKSCLLCEASLCHDHLRVHNKSPEHVLSDPTACPEDRKCSIHKRILEYYCTEDSTCVCATCCLLGEHKGHRLESLKEISEKKKEKLKADLEELTTETSDIERKVQILKEYQIKETERAADLTKRVSTILLDLKRQMEVQLTKVLRDVNYKEDCISYSVSGILDQLEAKRASLACKMSQISELHNSSDPLAVLQYRKSSVDDSSDMKDKNEKLPGSVDEMLSGVGDMKVDWFLEELKASLANIIKGINIWIFKPEPEDLTLDVHTAANNVLISDDLRTATWSENCPNHPETPERFEKYQVLSV